The Aeromicrobium sp. Leaf245 genome includes a region encoding these proteins:
- a CDS encoding oxidoreductase — translation MNEARPVAIVTGASSGIGQAAARALAARGFVVVGTSRRGSGEPDTDGTLLLPLDVTSDTSATALVQDVLDRFGRIDVLVNNAGIGLLGAAEESSAEQAAKVFDVNVLGAIRMTNAVLPHMRGRGSGRVVNVSSVLGLMPAPFMAVYSATKHALEGYSESLDHEVRALGVRVLLVEPAYTSTSFEGSALAPDRPLTGYDAQRATAADVLAGAMRGADDPAVVADVVAKAATDRRPRVRYPAGPLARRVSVLRRLAPRAAFDRQVRSLNRLP, via the coding sequence ATGAACGAAGCACGCCCCGTCGCCATCGTGACCGGTGCGTCGTCGGGCATCGGCCAGGCCGCCGCCCGGGCGCTCGCAGCCCGCGGGTTCGTCGTCGTCGGCACCAGCCGTCGCGGCAGCGGCGAACCCGACACCGACGGCACGCTGCTCCTGCCGCTCGACGTCACCAGCGACACGTCGGCGACCGCCCTCGTGCAGGACGTGCTCGACCGGTTCGGACGGATCGACGTGCTCGTCAACAACGCCGGCATCGGGCTGCTCGGTGCCGCCGAGGAGAGCTCGGCCGAGCAGGCCGCGAAAGTGTTCGACGTCAACGTGCTCGGTGCCATCCGGATGACGAACGCCGTGCTTCCGCACATGCGCGGACGCGGCAGCGGACGGGTCGTCAACGTCTCGTCGGTGCTGGGCCTGATGCCCGCCCCCTTCATGGCGGTCTACTCCGCCACCAAGCACGCGCTCGAGGGCTACTCGGAGTCGCTCGACCACGAGGTCCGCGCCCTCGGGGTGCGTGTGCTGCTGGTGGAGCCCGCCTACACCAGCACGTCCTTCGAGGGCAGCGCCCTCGCTCCGGACCGACCCCTCACCGGGTACGACGCGCAGCGGGCCACTGCGGCCGACGTGCTCGCCGGCGCCATGCGCGGTGCCGACGATCCGGCCGTCGTCGCCGACGTCGTCGCGAAGGCGGCCACCGACCGCCGACCTCGCGTCCGCTACCCCGCGGGCCCCCTCGCGCGGCGGGTGTCCGTCCTGCGTCGGCTCGCCCCGCGGGCGGCGTTCGACCGCCAGGTCCGCAGCCTGAACCGCCTGCCGTGA
- a CDS encoding FadR/GntR family transcriptional regulator: MAAVRRRSTRARTAVFAPIGELGRAVRVEQRLAQAIRSGILEDGERLPSESELASMLGVATVTAREALVSLRAQGLVTTTRGRGGGSFVTRPVGATDDVLERRVAAMTRVDIADHGIHYATVLSGCAELAAERANVEEVEDLRAILPPDDTDDAATWRHVDTELNLAVAALSHSAHLARDVMRLEMEFGGLLRLGFGHADQQSALRDHHGALLAAIASHDGNEARRVVRARVRRLLGELAELHARIR, encoded by the coding sequence ATGGCCGCCGTCCGTCGACGCTCGACCCGGGCGCGGACCGCCGTGTTCGCGCCGATCGGCGAGCTCGGCCGCGCGGTCCGCGTGGAGCAGCGTCTGGCGCAGGCGATCCGCTCGGGGATCCTCGAGGACGGGGAGCGACTGCCCAGCGAGTCCGAGCTGGCGAGCATGCTCGGCGTCGCCACGGTCACGGCGCGCGAGGCGCTCGTGTCGCTGCGCGCGCAGGGGCTCGTCACCACCACGCGCGGGCGCGGCGGCGGCTCGTTCGTCACCCGCCCCGTCGGCGCGACCGACGACGTCCTCGAGCGTCGCGTGGCTGCCATGACGCGCGTCGACATCGCCGACCACGGCATCCACTACGCGACCGTGCTGAGCGGGTGCGCCGAGCTGGCCGCCGAGCGGGCCAACGTCGAGGAGGTCGAGGACCTGCGGGCGATCCTGCCCCCCGACGACACCGACGACGCGGCCACGTGGCGCCACGTCGACACCGAGCTCAACCTCGCCGTGGCGGCGCTCTCGCACTCGGCCCACCTGGCCCGCGACGTGATGCGCCTGGAGATGGAGTTCGGTGGGCTCCTGCGGCTCGGGTTCGGGCACGCGGACCAGCAGTCCGCCCTGCGCGACCACCACGGTGCCCTGCTCGCCGCCATCGCGAGCCACGACGGGAACGAGGCCCGACGCGTGGTGCGCGCCCGGGTGCGACGTCTGCTCGGCGAGCTCGCCGAGCTCCACGCGAGGATCAGGTGA
- a CDS encoding MFS transporter, whose product MPRKSLILLTVCLATLTINLSTMIVNIALPSLADELDAGTRDLLWIVDGYNLAFASLVLAMGSLSDRFGRRPALVLGLAGFGLSSGAAALVDSSGQLIALRFAMGVFAAVIFPTTLSIIANTFTERRARASALGLWGASVGVGVAIGPVVGGILLEHYSWHSVFWALVPLTVATMGMAIAFVPESRDPSVPRIDRYGFAVSVAALGTLTYTIIEGPEHGWRSIETLTGFAGAAALIAAFIAIERAVEHPMIDVTLFLDRRFSAACAAVTIAFFALFGFIFLITQFFQFIRDYTPLETGLRFLPVALSLAVASIVGAQLAPRIGTKLVVAPGLALLGGAFLWISQIPADVDYPTVVVPQMLMLGIGIGLVSTPATESIMQVLPPARAGVGSAVNDATRELGGTLGVAVVGSMFASRYADALRSALEGRVEGTVLDRAADSVGFADVAASQVPGLSAVVDASFLDGLELACVVVGVLCLVGAAAGLLALPGDRYDPLDAEDEPADGTARLDA is encoded by the coding sequence ATGCCCCGGAAGTCCCTGATCCTGCTCACCGTGTGCCTCGCGACGCTGACGATCAACCTCTCCACGATGATCGTGAACATCGCGCTGCCGTCGCTCGCGGACGAGCTCGACGCCGGCACGCGTGACCTGCTGTGGATCGTCGACGGCTACAACCTGGCCTTCGCCTCGCTCGTGCTCGCGATGGGCAGCCTGTCCGACCGGTTCGGCCGACGCCCTGCGCTCGTCCTCGGCCTCGCCGGCTTCGGACTGAGCAGCGGCGCCGCCGCGCTGGTCGACAGCAGCGGGCAGCTGATCGCCCTCCGGTTCGCCATGGGCGTGTTCGCCGCCGTGATCTTCCCGACCACGCTGTCGATCATCGCCAACACCTTCACCGAACGCCGCGCACGTGCGTCCGCGCTCGGTCTGTGGGGCGCATCGGTGGGGGTCGGCGTCGCCATCGGGCCCGTGGTCGGTGGCATCCTGCTCGAGCACTACTCCTGGCACAGCGTCTTCTGGGCGCTCGTGCCCCTGACCGTCGCCACCATGGGCATGGCGATCGCGTTCGTCCCGGAGTCACGCGACCCGTCGGTGCCGCGCATCGACCGGTACGGCTTCGCCGTCTCCGTCGCCGCCCTGGGCACGCTGACCTACACGATCATCGAGGGACCCGAGCACGGGTGGCGCAGCATCGAGACGTTGACCGGGTTCGCCGGCGCCGCGGCGCTGATCGCCGCGTTCATCGCGATCGAGCGGGCGGTGGAGCACCCCATGATCGACGTCACGCTGTTCCTCGACCGCCGGTTCAGCGCCGCCTGCGCGGCGGTCACGATCGCCTTCTTCGCGCTCTTCGGCTTCATCTTCCTCATCACGCAGTTCTTCCAGTTCATCCGTGACTACACGCCGCTCGAGACCGGCCTGCGCTTCCTGCCCGTCGCCCTCTCCCTGGCGGTCGCCTCGATCGTCGGCGCCCAGCTGGCACCGCGCATCGGCACGAAGCTCGTCGTCGCGCCCGGGCTCGCCCTGCTGGGTGGCGCCTTCCTCTGGATCTCCCAGATCCCGGCCGACGTGGACTACCCGACCGTCGTCGTGCCGCAGATGCTCATGCTCGGCATCGGGATCGGACTGGTCAGCACGCCGGCCACGGAGTCGATCATGCAGGTGCTCCCGCCCGCCCGCGCCGGGGTCGGCTCGGCCGTCAACGACGCGACCCGCGAGCTCGGTGGCACCTTGGGCGTCGCCGTCGTGGGCTCGATGTTCGCCTCCCGGTACGCCGACGCGCTCCGCTCGGCCCTCGAGGGGCGCGTCGAGGGGACGGTCCTCGACCGGGCCGCCGACTCCGTCGGGTTCGCCGACGTCGCCGCGTCCCAGGTCCCCGGCCTGTCCGCGGTGGTCGACGCGTCGTTCCTCGACGGCCTCGAGCTGGCGTGCGTCGTCGTCGGCGTGCTGTGCCTCGTTGGCGCCGCCGCAGGACTCCTGGCCCTGCCCGGCGACCGCTACGACCCCCTCGACGCCGAGGACGAGCCCGCCGACGGCACGGCACGCCTCGACGCGTGA
- a CDS encoding LysR family transcriptional regulator, which translates to MELRTLTYFVAVVDAGTVSAAAERVRVTQPSLSRQVRQLERDLGVDLFERHGGRLVLSSAGRSLLPLARDVLASADALRTAARVRAEGGLDRVTIAAPATTLTDVVSPFLASLAPDDPTPSVVETDPLDVDEALRRGADLVVTTRRPRRPLRSAALPELPVWAFVPADHPWGDRERVGLAELLEQVVVTVPRTFAARQVLDAVVEREQRWPASLVEASSGTVAQALAAAGRGVAVVSDDSRYGLHGVRVRAGGADLTVRLFVAWSSTHPAQETLAALADRLRTFVVDAYPGAGPA; encoded by the coding sequence ATGGAGCTGCGGACCCTCACCTACTTCGTCGCGGTGGTCGACGCCGGGACCGTGAGCGCGGCGGCGGAACGCGTGCGGGTGACCCAGCCGTCGCTCTCGCGCCAGGTCCGCCAGCTCGAGCGCGACCTGGGTGTCGACCTGTTCGAGCGGCACGGCGGGCGGCTGGTGCTGTCCTCCGCGGGTCGCAGCCTGCTGCCACTGGCCCGCGACGTCCTGGCCTCGGCCGACGCCCTGCGCACCGCTGCCCGGGTGCGGGCCGAGGGCGGTCTGGACCGCGTGACCATCGCCGCTCCCGCCACCACGCTCACCGACGTCGTGTCGCCCTTCCTCGCCAGCCTGGCCCCCGACGACCCGACCCCGTCGGTGGTCGAGACCGATCCGCTCGACGTGGACGAGGCGCTGCGTCGGGGTGCCGACCTCGTGGTGACCACCCGCCGCCCGCGCCGACCGCTGCGCTCGGCCGCGCTTCCGGAGCTGCCGGTGTGGGCGTTCGTGCCGGCCGACCACCCATGGGGCGACCGCGAAAGGGTCGGGCTCGCCGAGCTGCTCGAGCAGGTCGTGGTCACCGTGCCCCGGACGTTCGCCGCCCGGCAGGTGCTCGACGCGGTGGTCGAGCGCGAGCAGCGCTGGCCGGCGTCGCTCGTGGAGGCGAGCAGCGGCACCGTGGCGCAGGCGCTCGCCGCCGCTGGTCGCGGCGTGGCGGTGGTCTCCGACGACAGCCGGTACGGCCTGCACGGGGTGCGTGTCCGGGCCGGGGGAGCCGACCTCACGGTCCGGCTGTTCGTGGCCTGGTCCTCGACCCATCCCGCGCAGGAGACGCTCGCGGCCCTGGCCGACCGGTTGCGGACCTTCGTCGTGGACGCCTACCCGGGCGCGGGTCCCGCCTGA
- a CDS encoding TetR/AcrR family transcriptional regulator translates to MASPAYHHGNLREALVDAAVDAARERGADGLALRDLARRVGVSHNAAYRHFANRDDLVAEVAGRVMDRLVETMQRRWADVDTDDPVLRARRRLAAVGRSYVEFAVGEPGLFSLAFSSVAVSTDLEGAGPYLLLGQALDELVEVGFLSAQARPGAEITCWSAMHGFSVLAVDGAVRGASDAEREAALETVLTAIDRSYGATTGTETRAGDLLP, encoded by the coding sequence ATGGCGTCCCCCGCGTACCACCACGGCAACCTGCGCGAGGCACTCGTCGACGCCGCGGTCGACGCCGCCCGCGAGCGAGGTGCCGACGGCCTGGCGCTGCGCGACCTCGCGCGCCGGGTGGGTGTCTCGCACAACGCCGCCTACCGGCACTTCGCCAATCGCGACGACCTGGTGGCGGAGGTCGCGGGCCGTGTCATGGACCGCCTGGTCGAGACGATGCAGCGGCGCTGGGCCGACGTCGACACCGACGATCCCGTGCTGCGGGCGCGCCGTCGCCTCGCGGCGGTCGGACGGTCGTACGTGGAGTTCGCCGTGGGCGAGCCCGGCCTGTTCTCGCTGGCGTTCTCCAGCGTGGCGGTCTCGACGGACCTGGAGGGAGCCGGTCCCTACCTGCTGCTGGGCCAGGCCCTGGACGAGCTGGTCGAGGTCGGGTTCCTGTCGGCACAGGCTCGCCCGGGTGCGGAGATCACGTGCTGGTCCGCGATGCACGGGTTCTCCGTGCTCGCCGTCGACGGCGCCGTGCGCGGTGCGTCCGACGCTGAGCGGGAGGCCGCTCTGGAGACCGTGCTCACCGCGATCGACCGGTCGTACGGAGCGACGACCGGCACCGAGACGCGCGCCGGCGACCTGCTGCCGTAG
- the gabT gene encoding 4-aminobutyrate--2-oxoglutarate transaminase — translation MSVRPPVVQKRHLATELPGPRSRELMARKHAAVAAGVGTTMPVFAVEAGGGIVVDVDGNSLIDLGSGIAVTTVGNSAPRVVAAVQEQVAAFTHTCFMVTPYEGYVAVAETLNRLTPGDHDKRTALFNSGAEAVENAVKIARAHTKRQAVVVFDHAYHGRTNLTMAMTAKSMPYKHGFGPFASEVYRAPLSYPFRDGDLDGATAAARALDVVEKQVGAANLAAIVIEPVQGEGGFIEPAPGFLPALAAWCRANDVVFVADEVQTGFARTGDLFACDHEGVVPDLIVTAKGIAGGLPLSAVTGRAEIMDAAHVAGLGGTYGGNPLACAAALAAIETIEAEGLVERAREVGTLMTERLRALQARDDRLGDVRGRGAMIAVELVKPGTTDPDPDLAKTVASAAHAEGVIVLTCGTYGNVLRFLPPLAIGDDLLHEGLDVLEAAFAAAPRSGQTR, via the coding sequence ATGTCCGTGCGACCGCCCGTCGTCCAGAAGCGCCACCTGGCCACCGAGCTGCCCGGACCGCGCTCGCGCGAGCTGATGGCCCGCAAGCACGCCGCGGTCGCCGCCGGCGTGGGCACGACCATGCCCGTCTTCGCCGTCGAGGCCGGGGGCGGCATCGTCGTGGACGTCGACGGCAACAGCCTCATCGACCTGGGGTCCGGCATCGCCGTGACCACAGTCGGCAACAGTGCGCCGCGCGTCGTGGCGGCCGTGCAGGAGCAGGTCGCCGCGTTCACGCACACGTGCTTCATGGTCACGCCCTACGAGGGCTACGTGGCCGTCGCGGAGACACTCAACCGGCTCACCCCGGGCGACCACGACAAGCGCACCGCCCTGTTCAACTCCGGCGCCGAGGCGGTCGAGAACGCCGTCAAGATCGCCCGCGCCCACACGAAGCGGCAGGCCGTCGTCGTCTTCGACCACGCGTACCACGGCCGCACGAACCTGACGATGGCCATGACCGCGAAGTCGATGCCGTACAAGCACGGCTTCGGACCGTTCGCCTCGGAGGTCTACCGCGCCCCGCTCTCCTACCCGTTCCGCGACGGCGACCTCGACGGGGCGACCGCGGCCGCCCGCGCGCTCGACGTGGTCGAGAAGCAGGTGGGGGCCGCCAACCTGGCCGCGATCGTCATCGAGCCCGTCCAGGGCGAGGGTGGCTTCATCGAGCCGGCGCCGGGCTTCCTCCCCGCGCTGGCCGCGTGGTGCCGCGCGAACGACGTGGTGTTCGTGGCCGACGAGGTGCAGACCGGCTTCGCGCGCACGGGCGACCTGTTCGCCTGCGACCACGAGGGCGTGGTCCCCGACCTGATCGTGACGGCCAAGGGCATCGCCGGCGGCCTGCCGCTGTCGGCGGTGACGGGCCGCGCCGAGATCATGGACGCCGCGCACGTCGCTGGGCTCGGCGGCACCTACGGCGGCAACCCGCTCGCCTGCGCCGCCGCGCTGGCCGCGATCGAGACCATCGAGGCCGAGGGGCTCGTCGAGCGGGCCCGCGAGGTGGGGACGCTCATGACGGAGCGGCTCCGAGCCCTGCAGGCGCGCGACGACCGACTCGGTGACGTGCGCGGCCGTGGCGCGATGATCGCCGTCGAGCTGGTGAAGCCGGGCACGACCGACCCCGACCCCGACCTCGCGAAGACCGTGGCGTCGGCCGCCCACGCCGAGGGCGTCATCGTGCTGACCTGCGGCACCTACGGCAACGTGCTGCGCTTCCTCCCGCCGCTGGCCATCGGTGACGACCTGCTCCACGAGGGGTTGGACGTGCTCGAGGCGGCCTTCGCGGCCGCGCCGCGGTCCGGGCAGACCCGATGA
- a CDS encoding LacI family DNA-binding transcriptional regulator, translated as MTETPVRPPTILDVAREAGVSKSTVSRVLDERLPPSGSPAAERVREAARRLGYRRDRFASALRRQQTRTIGVLVPRLTDTVMAMTFEQLAAACARRGQFAIVATTDDDPAAEAEAVEQLLDQRIDGLVLTTARLDDDVTSGLRGHGVPVVLALRSDGTTPSATGDDELGGYLATRHLLDLGHRRIALVAGPSFASSAVGRQAGFRRAMAEAGVTDVDDLVHESAFSMESGELVAREVLAARDRPTAVFAVNDNTAIGVLAAAQALGLSVPEDLSVVGYNDVPVSARLPRPLTTVRVPFDQIAAAALELLDEARAGASPRHVTVAPTLIPRSTSARPPR; from the coding sequence GTGACCGAGACGCCCGTGCGTCCCCCCACGATCCTCGACGTCGCGCGCGAGGCAGGCGTCTCGAAGTCGACCGTCTCGAGGGTTCTCGACGAGCGACTGCCGCCGTCGGGCAGTCCGGCCGCGGAGCGCGTCCGCGAGGCCGCGCGACGGCTCGGCTACCGACGCGACCGCTTCGCCTCTGCGCTGCGACGCCAGCAGACCCGCACTATCGGCGTGCTGGTGCCACGGCTCACCGACACGGTGATGGCCATGACCTTCGAGCAGCTGGCTGCGGCGTGCGCCCGCCGCGGTCAGTTCGCCATCGTCGCCACGACCGACGACGACCCGGCCGCCGAGGCCGAGGCCGTCGAGCAGCTTCTCGACCAACGGATCGACGGCCTGGTGCTCACGACCGCGCGCCTCGACGACGACGTGACGTCGGGGCTGCGTGGGCACGGGGTGCCGGTGGTGCTGGCTCTGCGCTCCGACGGAACCACCCCGTCGGCCACCGGTGACGACGAGCTCGGTGGCTACCTCGCCACCCGGCACCTGCTCGACCTCGGTCATCGGCGCATCGCCCTGGTGGCCGGGCCCTCGTTCGCCTCGAGCGCGGTCGGTCGTCAGGCGGGCTTCCGGCGCGCGATGGCCGAGGCCGGGGTGACGGACGTCGACGACCTGGTGCACGAGTCGGCGTTCAGCATGGAGTCCGGCGAGCTGGTCGCGCGCGAGGTGCTCGCGGCACGCGACCGGCCGACCGCGGTGTTCGCGGTCAACGACAACACGGCCATCGGCGTGCTCGCGGCGGCCCAGGCACTGGGTCTCTCGGTGCCCGAGGACCTCTCCGTGGTGGGCTACAACGACGTCCCGGTCTCGGCCCGCCTGCCCCGTCCGCTCACGACGGTGCGCGTGCCGTTCGACCAGATCGCCGCCGCCGCGCTCGAGCTGCTCGACGAGGCGCGTGCCGGAGCGTCGCCGCGGCACGTCACCGTCGCCCCCACGCTCATCCCGCGCAGCACGTCGGCGCGTCCGCCCCGCTGA
- a CDS encoding ABC transporter ATP-binding protein — protein sequence MTGTGATPAIRLSGLQKHFGEVRAVDGVDLEIADGEFFSMLGPSGSGKTTVLRLVAGFEQPTAGSIELGGRDVTGSAPFERDVNTVFQDYALFPHMSVLENVAYGLRVRGVDRRERRSRALEALETVRLQHVADRRPTQLSGGQRQRVALARAVVVRPKVLLLDEPLGALDLKLREQMQVELKQLQRELGITFVFVTHDQEEALTLSDRVAVFNEGRIVQLGSPRDVYETPVDEYVASFVGTSNLFDPDASRTVLGREGRYALRPEKIHLAASGIASDPVDGRDSVRGVVAETIYLGIGRRVVVDTEQGARLVVLEPSTALAAVERGDAVVASWRHDDLVTLT from the coding sequence ATGACCGGCACCGGCGCCACCCCCGCGATCCGACTGAGCGGCCTGCAGAAGCACTTCGGCGAGGTCCGGGCCGTCGACGGCGTGGACCTGGAGATCGCCGACGGCGAGTTCTTCTCGATGCTGGGTCCGTCGGGGTCCGGCAAGACCACGGTGCTGCGTCTCGTGGCCGGCTTCGAGCAGCCGACCGCGGGCTCGATCGAGCTCGGGGGCCGCGACGTCACCGGCTCGGCACCCTTCGAGCGCGACGTCAACACCGTGTTCCAGGACTATGCGCTGTTCCCGCACATGAGCGTGCTCGAGAACGTGGCCTACGGACTGCGGGTGCGCGGTGTCGACCGCCGCGAGCGCCGGTCCCGTGCGCTCGAGGCCCTCGAGACGGTGCGCCTGCAGCACGTGGCCGACCGTCGCCCCACGCAGCTCTCGGGCGGCCAGCGCCAACGTGTGGCCCTGGCCCGGGCCGTCGTGGTCCGCCCGAAGGTGCTCCTGCTCGACGAGCCCCTCGGCGCCCTCGACCTCAAGCTGCGCGAGCAGATGCAGGTGGAGCTCAAGCAGCTGCAGCGCGAGCTCGGCATCACCTTCGTCTTCGTCACCCACGACCAGGAGGAGGCGCTCACGCTCAGCGACCGCGTCGCCGTCTTCAACGAGGGGCGGATCGTGCAGCTGGGCAGCCCCCGGGACGTCTACGAGACCCCGGTCGACGAGTACGTCGCGTCGTTCGTCGGCACGTCGAACCTCTTCGACCCCGACGCCTCGCGCACCGTCCTCGGACGGGAGGGTCGCTACGCGCTGCGGCCGGAGAAGATCCACCTCGCGGCCTCCGGCATCGCCAGCGACCCGGTCGACGGTCGCGACAGCGTCCGCGGCGTCGTCGCCGAGACCATCTACCTCGGCATCGGTCGGCGCGTCGTCGTCGACACCGAGCAGGGCGCCCGCCTGGTCGTCCTCGAGCCCTCCACCGCCCTGGCGGCGGTCGAGCGGGGCGACGCCGTCGTCGCCTCGTGGCGCCACGACGACCTCGTGACGCTCACCTGA
- a CDS encoding cache domain-containing protein: protein MSQPPNASAPGPGTEVPPQVAACVQAVEDLFHPLLVTLRESGEALAPLFDGPVDAARVLTASRPHALEVLADPHTVGAGFVVSPGILTDETYLLAWWQGDDQGLIPDSIALVQSTDYSRQEWFRTPQRTHASHVTGPYIDYVCTDEFMLTSTVPVERDGRMLGVMGADVLAETVERTLLEVFRAADATLVNDHDRVVLSSHVHLFAGEPVDRGDFTAQVPCPGLPFTVLV, encoded by the coding sequence ATGTCCCAACCCCCGAACGCCTCCGCCCCGGGTCCCGGCACCGAGGTGCCCCCTCAGGTCGCGGCCTGCGTGCAGGCCGTCGAGGACCTGTTCCACCCGCTGCTGGTGACGCTGCGCGAGAGCGGCGAGGCCCTGGCCCCCCTCTTCGACGGCCCCGTCGACGCCGCGCGGGTGCTCACCGCGTCGCGCCCCCACGCCCTCGAGGTGCTCGCCGACCCGCACACCGTGGGCGCGGGCTTCGTCGTGTCACCGGGGATCCTCACCGACGAGACCTACCTGCTCGCGTGGTGGCAGGGCGACGACCAGGGGCTCATCCCCGACTCCATCGCCCTCGTGCAGTCGACGGACTACAGCCGCCAGGAGTGGTTCCGCACCCCGCAGCGCACCCACGCGTCGCACGTGACCGGCCCCTACATCGACTACGTGTGCACCGACGAGTTCATGCTCACCTCGACGGTCCCGGTGGAGCGGGACGGACGCATGCTCGGGGTCATGGGGGCGGACGTGCTGGCCGAGACCGTCGAGCGGACGCTGCTCGAGGTCTTCCGCGCCGCCGACGCGACGCTCGTGAACGACCACGACCGCGTGGTCCTGTCCTCGCACGTGCACCTGTTCGCCGGCGAGCCGGTCGACCGCGGCGACTTCACGGCCCAGGTACCGTGCCCGGGACTGCCCTTCACGGTGCTGGTCTGA
- a CDS encoding Nramp family divalent metal transporter, producing the protein MTDTAPATAEQAGPRSDRSRRSRRGLAATLALMGPSFIAGAWQFGPGNLASAVQAGSAHGYALIWVIAVSTLLMIVFTDMSVRLAIVSPGSLVQTIKDRLGRPVGTAAGIGVFLISLCFSVGNAVGSGLGFSMLFGGSPTLWTIGCTVVVGAVAWAPNYYKLFERAMLGLVVLMGIGFVLGAFLSKPDWVAAADGLFPTIPSDAGLLIIALVGTNFSINAAFFTGYASRERGLKAEDYRTTTIADTIPGILAPGIMTALVIVTAAAALQNTGTGAATFPELANVLRPVAGELGATLFGLGFSAAAFSSMVANATAGGTLLSDGLGRGNTMDRVSVKLGMLAVLAFGLVVTLVSNGSPVELIITAQALTVIVAPLLGLLLFVMTTRRDLMGRYVNRWWQNALGLVGLVAIFALCYRLLTIVL; encoded by the coding sequence ATGACTGACACCGCCCCCGCCACCGCCGAGCAGGCGGGACCCCGCTCGGACCGATCCCGCCGCTCACGCCGCGGGCTCGCCGCCACGCTCGCCCTCATGGGACCCAGCTTCATCGCCGGGGCCTGGCAGTTCGGACCCGGCAACCTCGCGTCGGCCGTGCAGGCCGGCAGCGCCCACGGATACGCCCTCATCTGGGTCATCGCCGTCTCGACGCTCCTCATGATCGTCTTCACCGACATGAGCGTGCGCCTGGCCATCGTCTCCCCCGGCTCCCTCGTGCAGACGATCAAGGACCGACTCGGCCGCCCGGTCGGGACGGCCGCCGGCATCGGCGTCTTCCTCATCAGCCTCTGCTTCTCGGTCGGCAACGCCGTCGGGTCGGGCCTGGGCTTCTCGATGCTGTTCGGGGGCTCCCCCACCCTCTGGACCATCGGCTGCACCGTCGTCGTCGGGGCCGTGGCCTGGGCACCCAACTACTACAAGCTCTTCGAACGCGCGATGCTCGGGCTGGTCGTGCTCATGGGCATCGGCTTCGTGCTCGGCGCCTTCCTGTCCAAGCCCGACTGGGTCGCCGCGGCCGACGGCCTCTTCCCGACCATCCCCTCCGACGCGGGCCTGCTGATCATCGCCCTCGTGGGCACCAACTTCTCGATCAACGCCGCCTTCTTCACCGGGTACGCCTCGCGCGAGCGGGGTCTGAAGGCCGAGGACTACCGCACGACGACGATCGCGGACACGATCCCCGGCATCCTGGCGCCCGGCATCATGACGGCCCTCGTCATCGTCACCGCGGCCGCCGCGCTGCAGAACACCGGCACCGGCGCCGCCACCTTCCCCGAGCTGGCGAACGTCCTCCGTCCGGTCGCGGGCGAGCTCGGCGCCACGCTGTTCGGGCTCGGCTTCTCCGCCGCTGCGTTCTCGTCGATGGTCGCCAACGCGACGGCCGGCGGCACGCTGCTCTCCGACGGCCTCGGACGCGGCAACACGATGGACCGGGTGAGCGTCAAGCTCGGCATGCTCGCGGTGCTGGCCTTCGGGCTCGTGGTCACGCTCGTCTCGAACGGCTCACCCGTGGAGCTGATCATCACGGCACAGGCCCTCACGGTGATCGTCGCACCGCTGCTCGGCCTCCTGCTGTTCGTCATGACCACGCGCCGCGACCTGATGGGTCGCTACGTGAACCGGTGGTGGCAGAACGCGCTCGGGCTGGTGGGGCTCGTGGCGATCTTCGCGCTCTGCTACCGACTGCTCACGATCGTGCTCTGA